One Georgenia wutianyii DNA segment encodes these proteins:
- a CDS encoding GPW/gp25 family protein gives MTAPSPERPGPGPDRSFLGTGWSFPVTLDGDGGVALAGHEEDVRQSVLIILSTNLGERVMRPVFGSDVRRFVFDSASTTRLALLQHRVTEALVRWEPRIDVDEVTVTVPPSTVARVDVDIAYRVRATNTFYNLVYPFYLDEAHGDATVDTAQRRQGVAG, from the coding sequence ATGACTGCGCCGTCACCGGAGAGACCCGGCCCAGGCCCGGACCGTAGCTTCCTCGGCACCGGGTGGTCCTTCCCCGTCACCCTCGACGGGGACGGGGGCGTTGCCCTGGCCGGCCACGAGGAGGACGTCCGGCAGTCCGTCCTGATCATCCTGAGCACGAACCTCGGCGAACGGGTGATGCGGCCCGTGTTCGGCTCCGACGTGCGTCGGTTCGTCTTCGACTCGGCCTCCACCACCAGGCTGGCCCTGCTCCAGCACCGCGTGACCGAGGCGCTGGTCCGGTGGGAGCCACGCATCGACGTCGACGAGGTCACCGTGACCGTTCCGCCCAGCACCGTCGCACGGGTCGACGTCGACATCGCCTATCGGGTGCGCGCCACGAACACGTTCTACAACCTCGTCTACCCGTTCTACCTCGACGAGGCCCACGGCGACGCGACCGTGGACACCGCGCAGCGCAGGCAGGGGGTCGCCGGATGA
- a CDS encoding baseplate J/gp47 family protein, which translates to MSSHPPRRSPDLRRTADEVADELLRRRPGYVPAWSARPGDPGRAVLAAEATMAASLWARVDKAPDKHKMAFLSSLGIDALPPAAARAPVRFDPLPAPPGLSDRVTVGAVIPAGSAVGAPAPDGGHVAFRTEHDLGISPSVLAEVRSVVPGSDAVADHTTEALGGRPFAPFTGAQPVRRALYLGHDRLFALKDEATITVEIELAQDSRVPLQLTWSVWDGTVWRAFPADQVTDLTDTRTARDEPARSLGRSGTVTMTSHGIESARTEVDGIPSYWLRAQLDSVLGPADPLALPQIDQIRVAVTLGSASTPVTFPLTTLLVDGSPVDPTLPFLPFGPAPDRTSVLYVDATEVVAAGTATADLVVATSPSTGRAPTADPDLLLEYWNGRGWVDLVPGGMFTPEADNVRNVLPVTLPTDWLPSQVQEETGTWARLRLAPGSSYAGTREIQIGSDTVEVPESAPVLFSDLRVEVRGRSPATAADHVITFDGSLHRERTEAARWRGTPFLPFTPLEDRTPALYLGFDGPLPAADLGLLFEIEPPADGNGASPADHELLWERYDGRGWTTLPVEDGTDHLTDTGLVRPTWPGNRPLRRVGPARAVGTTVTTLTPADAARFEAGELVHVRDENGGELVTVASVAGRTITLSRPLRDEHPRATVEDPEPPLFGTPRTWLRARLTPGSPLPDVTVNRVVPNVAWTTQSRPVNGEVLGSGTGRPNQRLFSTNAPLLPGLVVEVRELDGPRSRTDLPILERELAGSAHTLVVERADDGSPTAVWVRWTVRPNLTSSSPTDRHLTVDLATGVHRFGDDRHGRALPTGADNVRLTGTSGGGPEGNVAAGAIANPLSAMLVGALSNPVAASGGAAAETAERVILRAPHVVRHRFQAVTESDYGALALEASPEVLLATVVAHPDDLGGTLAVHVLPESHATPPVPSAQLLEKVRRHLVRRCPPGALVGLTVTGPVFVAVGLEVTVALRRPTPGNVRPGNPLDRVAAAVRSYLHPVTGGHGFGATVHPARLAGLLENHPDVDHVESFTVLVGGRVAGTSHQLGRAELPVPGPVTLTLTRPEVH; encoded by the coding sequence ATGAGCAGCCATCCTCCCCGCCGCTCCCCCGACCTGCGGCGCACCGCCGACGAGGTCGCCGACGAGCTCCTGCGACGACGCCCGGGCTACGTCCCGGCCTGGTCGGCCCGGCCCGGCGACCCCGGACGTGCCGTCCTGGCGGCCGAGGCAACGATGGCCGCCTCCCTGTGGGCACGGGTCGACAAGGCGCCGGACAAGCACAAGATGGCCTTCCTCAGCTCCCTGGGGATCGACGCCCTCCCGCCGGCCGCCGCCCGCGCACCGGTGAGGTTCGACCCGCTCCCCGCCCCGCCCGGTCTGTCGGACCGCGTCACGGTCGGGGCCGTCATCCCCGCCGGGTCCGCGGTGGGGGCTCCCGCGCCCGACGGCGGACACGTCGCCTTCCGCACCGAGCACGACCTCGGCATCAGCCCCAGCGTGCTGGCCGAGGTCCGGTCTGTCGTGCCCGGGAGTGACGCCGTCGCCGACCACACCACCGAGGCCCTGGGAGGCCGCCCCTTCGCCCCGTTCACCGGTGCCCAGCCAGTGCGCCGCGCCCTGTACCTGGGGCACGACCGGCTCTTCGCCCTCAAGGACGAGGCGACGATCACGGTCGAGATCGAGCTGGCCCAGGACTCCCGGGTCCCTCTGCAGCTGACCTGGTCGGTGTGGGACGGCACCGTCTGGCGCGCCTTTCCCGCCGACCAGGTGACGGACCTGACCGACACCCGCACCGCCCGCGACGAGCCGGCGCGCAGCCTGGGCCGCAGCGGGACGGTCACGATGACCAGCCACGGGATCGAGTCGGCCCGGACGGAGGTCGACGGGATCCCCAGCTACTGGCTGCGCGCCCAGCTCGACTCGGTCCTCGGCCCCGCGGACCCGCTCGCGCTGCCGCAGATCGACCAGATCAGGGTTGCCGTCACCCTGGGCAGCGCGAGCACCCCGGTCACCTTCCCCCTCACCACCCTCCTCGTCGACGGTTCACCCGTCGACCCGACACTGCCCTTCCTGCCCTTCGGTCCCGCCCCTGACCGGACGTCGGTCCTGTACGTCGACGCGACCGAGGTGGTCGCGGCCGGCACCGCCACCGCCGACCTCGTCGTCGCGACCAGCCCCTCCACCGGCCGCGCGCCGACCGCGGACCCGGACCTGCTGTTGGAGTACTGGAACGGTCGCGGGTGGGTCGACCTCGTCCCCGGCGGCATGTTCACACCGGAGGCGGACAACGTCCGCAACGTCCTGCCGGTGACCCTTCCGACCGACTGGCTGCCGTCGCAGGTGCAGGAGGAGACGGGCACGTGGGCGCGGCTACGGCTCGCCCCCGGCAGCAGCTATGCGGGCACGCGGGAGATCCAGATCGGCTCGGACACGGTCGAGGTGCCGGAGAGCGCCCCGGTGCTCTTCTCCGACCTGCGTGTCGAGGTCCGCGGCCGGTCCCCTGCCACGGCGGCGGACCACGTCATCACCTTCGACGGCTCCCTGCACCGCGAGCGCACCGAGGCGGCCCGCTGGCGCGGGACACCGTTCCTACCGTTCACCCCGCTGGAGGACCGGACGCCGGCGCTGTACCTCGGCTTCGACGGGCCGCTGCCGGCCGCCGACCTGGGGCTGCTGTTCGAGATCGAGCCGCCCGCCGACGGCAACGGTGCCTCTCCGGCCGACCACGAGCTGCTCTGGGAGCGCTACGACGGCCGGGGCTGGACGACGCTTCCCGTCGAGGACGGCACCGACCACCTCACCGACACCGGCCTGGTCCGCCCCACCTGGCCCGGCAACCGCCCGCTGCGGCGGGTGGGGCCGGCACGCGCCGTCGGGACGACCGTCACCACGCTCACCCCCGCCGACGCGGCCCGGTTCGAGGCCGGAGAGCTCGTGCACGTCCGGGACGAGAACGGCGGGGAGCTCGTCACCGTGGCGAGTGTCGCCGGCCGGACGATCACCCTCAGCCGACCGCTGCGGGACGAGCACCCCCGGGCGACCGTCGAGGACCCCGAACCACCGTTGTTCGGGACGCCGCGCACCTGGCTGCGGGCCCGGCTGACACCCGGCAGCCCGCTGCCGGACGTCACCGTGAACCGCGTCGTCCCGAACGTCGCCTGGACCACCCAGTCGCGGCCGGTGAACGGGGAGGTGCTCGGCTCCGGGACGGGCCGGCCGAACCAGCGCCTGTTCTCCACGAACGCCCCCCTGCTGCCCGGCCTCGTCGTCGAGGTCCGGGAGCTGGACGGGCCACGGTCCCGGACGGACCTCCCGATCCTGGAGCGGGAGCTGGCGGGGAGCGCCCACACCCTCGTCGTGGAGCGGGCCGACGACGGGTCCCCGACCGCGGTGTGGGTGCGGTGGACGGTCCGCCCCAACCTCACCTCCTCCAGCCCAACCGACCGGCACCTCACCGTCGACCTCGCCACCGGGGTCCACCGGTTCGGCGACGACCGGCACGGGCGGGCACTGCCCACCGGGGCGGACAACGTGCGGCTGACCGGTACGTCCGGTGGGGGCCCCGAGGGCAACGTGGCCGCAGGGGCGATCGCCAACCCCTTGTCCGCGATGCTGGTCGGTGCTCTGTCCAACCCCGTCGCGGCGAGCGGTGGTGCGGCGGCCGAGACGGCGGAGCGCGTGATCCTCCGCGCGCCCCACGTCGTGCGCCACCGCTTCCAGGCCGTGACGGAGTCCGACTACGGTGCGCTCGCCCTGGAGGCCTCGCCCGAGGTGCTGCTCGCCACGGTGGTCGCTCACCCGGACGACCTGGGAGGCACCCTGGCGGTCCACGTCCTGCCCGAGTCCCACGCCACGCCGCCGGTCCCGTCGGCCCAGCTGCTCGAGAAGGTGCGGCGCCACCTCGTCCGCCGGTGCCCGCCCGGCGCACTCGTCGGGCTGACGGTGACCGGCCCGGTGTTCGTCGCGGTCGGCCTGGAGGTGACGGTCGCCCTGCGCCGGCCGACGCCCGGCAACGTCCGCCCCGGCAACCCGCTCGACCGCGTCGCCGCCGCGGTGCGTTCCTACCTGCACCCGGTGACCGGGGGGCACGGCTTCGGCGCCACCGTCCACCCGGCCCGCCTGGCCGGCCTGCTCGAGAACCATCCCGACGTCGACCACGTGGAGAGCTTCACCGTCCTCGTCGGCGGGCGGGTCGCCGGCACCAGCCACCAGCTCGGACGAGCCGAGCTGCCGGTGCCCGGCCCGGTCACGCTCACGCTCACCAGGCCGGAGGTGCACTGA
- a CDS encoding baseplate J/gp47 family protein has product MALPVEVLDDLRWVQLVQEARDRLPSTAPTWTDHNVHDPGITILELLAAKVEALSYRSDQIPAGHREMFLRLLGLRSRPGEQLEDTLNRAAAMLWAHERLTEALGDADSCDDLDRQVLDGLPVPSRAVTCADLERVALATPGVDVARARAWANVDLALPCQLAPGTVSVIVSPRAPDHRPALSPDDHERVVRHLDRYRTVGTRVRVFGPSYTEVHVTAQVVLRPGAHPARAVAAAGDALRGFLHPLRGGSDGRGWRFGRDVYQSELMAVVGAVPDVDLAASVTVRRGGCRCLRPGASCTCGTGCGNVCVPAGDLVALGDVDVTAVGGRAGTS; this is encoded by the coding sequence ATGGCTCTACCCGTGGAGGTCCTCGACGACCTGAGGTGGGTCCAGCTCGTGCAGGAGGCGCGGGACCGGCTGCCCAGCACGGCACCGACGTGGACCGACCACAACGTCCATGACCCCGGCATCACCATCCTGGAGCTGCTGGCCGCGAAGGTCGAGGCGCTGTCCTACCGGTCGGACCAGATCCCGGCGGGCCACCGCGAGATGTTCCTGCGCCTGCTCGGGCTGCGGTCGCGGCCGGGCGAGCAGCTCGAGGACACCCTCAACCGGGCCGCGGCCATGCTCTGGGCCCACGAGCGGCTCACCGAGGCGCTGGGCGATGCTGACTCGTGCGACGACCTCGACCGGCAGGTGCTCGATGGCCTGCCGGTGCCCTCGCGCGCCGTCACCTGCGCCGACCTCGAGCGGGTCGCCCTCGCCACGCCGGGCGTGGACGTGGCTCGAGCCCGCGCGTGGGCGAACGTCGACCTGGCCCTGCCCTGCCAGCTCGCGCCGGGCACCGTCTCGGTGATCGTCAGCCCGCGCGCCCCGGACCACCGCCCGGCGCTCTCGCCCGACGACCACGAGCGGGTCGTGCGGCACCTGGACAGGTACCGCACCGTCGGCACCCGGGTCCGGGTGTTCGGGCCCAGCTACACGGAGGTGCACGTGACGGCGCAGGTGGTGCTTCGCCCGGGCGCGCACCCGGCTCGGGCCGTGGCCGCAGCCGGGGACGCGCTCCGCGGGTTCCTGCACCCCTTGCGCGGAGGTTCGGACGGGCGTGGCTGGCGTTTCGGTCGCGACGTCTACCAGAGCGAGCTCATGGCCGTCGTCGGCGCGGTCCCCGACGTCGACCTCGCAGCCTCGGTCACCGTGCGCCGGGGAGGGTGCCGCTGCCTCCGGCCCGGCGCGTCCTGCACGTGCGGGACCGGGTGCGGCAACGTCTGTGTGCCGGCCGGGGACCTGGTCGCGCTCGGTGACGTCGACGTCACTGCCGTCGGCGGACGGGCGGGCACGTCATGA